TGGGCAAATGGGTGGGCGAGACCTACCGACGTCAGCCGATGATCGTCCCCACAGTCATCGAGATCTAGCCGAATTTGGTGCCCGGACTGCCGCGTCCGGCCGGTTAGATTGAGTTGGTGAGCCGTCCCGCACCGCAGGTGCCCTTTGAACGACGCCGTCCGCTTCCGCCGTTCAATTCGGTGGACGACGTGAAGCGAGTAGTGGAGTACCCGTACTTCCTTCGGCATCTACTCGTCGTAGGTGCTGTCTTGTGTGCGCTCGGGTTCCCTTGGGCGCTGTACGCGGTCGTGGTCCGCGAGCAGGGGCCCGACCCGATCGTCACCATCGTGTTCGTGGTGGCGCTCGCCACGGTCTTGGTGGGGGCAAGGCTCATGCCCCCCATCCTGATGCGGCGATTCTTCGACCGGGTGGCGCGTGGCGGAGTGCTGTGTGACGTATGTCCGGCCGGTTTCCCCGACGACAAGACGGCGCTCTTGATCGACGCACGCTTGTCCGACGCACAGGCGGTGTACGTCCACGACGTGATGACCACCTGGCTCGGAAAGTGGGCTTCTGATCCGGCGGTCCGCGAGCAGGCAGGTGATCTGTTCGCGGACGGCCCGATTCGCAGTGCCGACGAGCTCGCCGGCCCAGCTGCGCGCGGTGGGTTCTTCGTTGCCCGCGATACCGATCCGCACAAGGGTTGGCGCCTGGTGTTGCCCGAGGAGAATCCGCGTGACCCGCACCGGCCGTACTCGAAAGGCCTTGTGGTCAAGGTCGATATGCCGAGCGTCGAGTCAGCCGGCAAGTAGCAGGACTCCGCCGGTCAGCAGTGCGATCACCTTGATGAGCTCGAACCCGACGTAGTAGTAATGCGCCTGTGAGCGTGACTGCGCCTCCTCGCCGGGGGCGACGGCCAGCACCGCGTTGGAACGCTGAATCAACTTGGGTCGCACCGCGATCAATTGCACCGCCAGCGCCGCGACAGCAATCGCGAAGGCTGTGATCACGGCTGTGGTCGGGCGGTGTACGGCGAATACCCCGATGATGGCCACGGCGAATACGGTCTCCACCGCGTTGAGCGCGCGGAAAACCCTGCGCCCGATGCCGAGGCCGATCTGCAGGGTCACTCCAGGGGCCCGGAACTTGAGCGGCGCTTCGATGAATGAGATGGCCAGCACCATGCCGAGCCAGCAGAAGGCAACCGCGACCGCGACAGCCAGACCGGCATTCATCACATACCTCCCATCGGGCCGACTGCTCGGCCACGCTTCCGGATCGCGCAGATCATGGCTAGAGTTTATACAACAAATAGTTGTAGAAACTAGGGGTCGCGGGTCGCGACCGGCGCGGGAAGGGATCTGTCCGATGGTTGAGGATCTGACCGGACGCGACGATGTGGAGCTGTTGCTGTGGCGGTTCTACGGCAAGGCTCTTTCTGACCCCGTGCTCGCCGAACCGTTCGCCGAGCTGCGCGTCAAAGGGCTGCGTTCCCACATTCCCGTCATGAGCGACTTCTGGGAGACAGTGCTGTTCCGCGCCGGGCTCTACCACGGCAGCGCCCTGACCGTGCACCGGCAACTGCACGCCCGTCATCCGCTGTCGGCGCCGCATTTCGTGCGCTGGCTGACTCTGTGGACCGAGACCGTCGACGAGTTGTTCCAGGGCCCGCACGCAGAGCGTGCGAAGCTGCAGGCCGGGCGCATCGCCAAGGCCATGCACCGGAGACTGGCCGGCGTCGACGCCGCCGAACTCGATGCTCTTGCGTGTTAACACTTCTCGGCGTAAGCGGTCCACTCGACCTGTGAGGCGGTCAGCTTGCGACCGGTGGGCGAAATGTATTGCTCAGTAAGGTAATCCGGTCCAGCCTGTTCGATCAACCGCCAGCCGTAGGGCTCGATGAACGCGGCCACCCGATCCGGTTGCAGCCCGAATTGCCACAGTTGACTACGCACCCGGAACCGGCGATACAGCGACTCGGCGCCGTATCGATTGGTGCCGTCGATGAAATCGCCGCGGACATAGGTGAACCCCAACCGGCTTCCCGGCGCCGCCGAACGGAGAAACTCGAACGTCGACGCGACTCCGTCGGCGGTCAGGTATTGCGTCACGCCCTCCCAGATGAAGAAGGTGCGGTGGTCGCCGCGGTGGCCATGCCTGGCGAGTTCGGCAGCCAAGTCATCGTTCTCGAAATCCACCGGGACCAGGTGTACAGACGGGGGAACAGCACCCAGCGCGCTGCGCACCACTGCGCGTTTGCGGTCGATGTTGACCGGTAGATCCACCTCGAACACCGGTACCGTGCTGTGTCGTGCGAGTCGGTAGGCCTTGGTGTCGAGGCCGGCGCCGAGAATCACCACGGCGTCGATATGCGGCAGCGCCTCGGTGAGCTTGTCCCCGAGGTAGCGCTTGCGGCAGGTCAGGTTCGACCACAGCCCCGGGCCCGAGCGTTCGGTCGCCCGGATCAGAAGTCTGCGGACAACCGACCAGCGCGCGGTGCGGGTGAAGGCGCGGACACCGGCCGGCAGGAATGACAACGCCATGTCGTCGTCGACCAACCGTCGCGGCACCGGTTCGTATTGTTCGACGGCGGCCAGCACCATTGGGCCCACGGCGGTTGCGGCGACGGGATTGCTCATCGTTTGTTGACGATGCCAGCATCCACAGGAAGTGTCACCCCGGTGATGTAGCGCGCCTGATCGGACACCAGCCATGCCACCGCATTGGCGACGTCTTCCGACTGGATCACCTGCACCGGCAGCGCATTGCTGAAATCGGTCGGTGCGTTGAGCTCCTCGGCGATGTGTTTGAGCCACCCGCGGGTGAACTCGTTGTTGATCATCGGGGTGTCCACGCCGGTGGGGTGGACGGTGTTGACCCGAATGCTGTGGGGAGCGAGGAAGTTGGCGTAGGCCCGCATCAACCCCACCACACCGTGCTTGGCCGCGGTGTAGCCCACCGAGCCGCGGTCGCCGCCACCCACCCCGATCAGTCCGGCCGCGGAGCTGATCAACACGATCGATCCGCCGTCGCCCTGGCCGACCATGATCGGAATCGCCGCTTCGACGGTGTTGTGCACGCCGGTCAGATTGACGTCGATGACGTCGCGCCAGCCGTCCGCGCCCGACTGCATCGGGGCGATACCGGCATTGGCGACGACGATGTCGAGCCGGCCGAGCTGGTCCACCCCGATTTGCAGGGCTTCGCGTAGGCCCTGCTCATCACGAACGTCAGCCTGCCGTGCCACGATGCGCCCGCCGGCCTGCTCCACGAGCGCGACCGTGGCGGCCAGATCCTCGGAAGTAGCCAGGGGATAGGGGACCGACTCGATCTGCTCGCACAGATCGACCGCGATGATGTCGGCCCCGTCGGCGGCCAGACGCAGGGCCTCGGCCCGCCCCTGGCCGCGGGCGGCGCCGGTGATGAAGGCGACCTTCCCGGCCAGGGGAGCGGCAGCGCTCATCAGTGCCATCTCTTCTTCGCGCACGCGCTCATCAGCGTCATCTCTTCTTCGCGCACGCGCTCATCAGCGTCATCTCTTCTTCGCGCACGCGCTCATCAGCGTCGTCTCTTCTTCGCGCACGCGCTCATCAGCGTCGTCTCTTCTTCGCGCAAGCGCTCATCAGCCGCGCAACTGGCCCTTGGCCGGGTCACCCGCCACCACGGGCTGCAACATTTTGATATCGGGGGCGCCGTCGAGCAGTTCGCCGATCGAGCCGAACAGGGTCCCGATGGCCGGTGCGGTGCTGTGGGTCTTGAGTGCGTCGGCGTCGGCCCACTGCTCGACGAAGACGAAGGTGCCGTCGGACTCGTGCAGCGAGTACAGCTGGCAGCCCGGCTCCTCGTGCACGGCCGCGATGGCATTGGTGCAGGCCTCGCGCACGGCGTCGACGGACTCGGGCTTGGCCTTCATGGTGGCGACGACGACAACAGGCATAGGTGCAGAACTCCTCGGTGAGTGCCGAAACTGGACGAGTGTCCACCCTAGGCGATCGGGCAGCGGATTCGGTTCGTATGGCTAAGTGTCTTTTGAGACCGTCTTGTGACCCGTGTGGCAGATGGTGATTGTGGGGCATATGCGACTAGGCTTGCGGTCATGGCTAACAAGACCGCCGGCCGATCCGGAGCGCGTTCGAGCAGGTCAAACGCCAGCTCGCGGAATGGTTCGCGGCGTAAGGCGCCGGCCCGTTCAGGCCGCCCGGCTGCGCCGCGGCGCAAGCCCGCGCGCCGGCCGCAGACCTCGCCGGTCACTGTCGCAGGACAGAAGCTCGGTCAGGGCGCTCGCGCCGGCTGGTTGATGCTCGCCAAGGGCGCCGGCTCGACCGCTCGCTCGGTCGGTCGCGCCCGCGATATCGAGCCCGGTCACCGGCGTGACGGCCTGGCGCTCGCACTGCTGGGGATCGCGGTCGTGGTGGCCGCGAGCTCGTGGCTGCATGCGGCTGGCCCGGTGGGGCAGTGGATCGACACCGCGCTGCGCACGCTGGTCGGTGGACCGGTGGTGCTGGTGCCCGTCATCCTCGGAGTCATCGCGGTCGTGCTCATGCGGACCGAGCCGGATCCGGACTCGCGCCCTCGGCTGATCCTGGGATCGGCCATGATCGCGCTGCCGTTGCTCGGCCTGTGGCACCTGTGGTCGGGATCGCCGCAGGATGCCATCGCACGCCAGCATGCCGCCGGATTCATCGGATTCGCCATCGGTGGGCCCCTGTCGGACGGCCTGACCGAGTGGATCGCTGCACCGCTGTTGTTCATGGGCGTGCTGTTCGGTCTGTTGCTGGTCACCGGGACGACGATCCGCGAGGTGCCGTCCACCCTGCGGGCCATGTTCAGCACGCGGGCCTTCCACGACGACTACGACGACGAATATGACGAGTACGACGGTGAGTACGACGGGGACGATCTCGAAGACGACGGCTACGACGATCTGTCCGACGGCTACTACGACGACGACAACGCCCGGGGCGACGCGCGGGCCCAGACCTGGCCGACGGCCGCCATCGAGGCGCCCAAGGCCCCGACGGGTACGCCGATGGACAACTATCCATTGGTCGAGGACGCGCCGACTGTCCCCGAACCCACGGTCAAGCCGCGCCGCAAGAAGGCCGAAGCCAAACCGGAGCCCAAGCCCAAGCAGGACGACACCCTGGTCATGGACCGGGTGGTGGAGGGGCCGTACAACCTGCCCTCGATGGATCTGCTGATCGCCGGTGATCCGCCGAAGCTGCGCACGGCTGCCAACGATCAGATGACCGACGCCATCACCTCGGTGCTCGAACAGTTCAAGGTCGA
The window above is part of the Mycolicibacterium fortuitum subsp. fortuitum genome. Proteins encoded here:
- a CDS encoding group III truncated hemoglobin; this translates as MVEDLTGRDDVELLLWRFYGKALSDPVLAEPFAELRVKGLRSHIPVMSDFWETVLFRAGLYHGSALTVHRQLHARHPLSAPHFVRWLTLWTETVDELFQGPHAERAKLQAGRIAKAMHRRLAGVDAAELDALAC
- a CDS encoding SAM-dependent methyltransferase, coding for MSNPVAATAVGPMVLAAVEQYEPVPRRLVDDDMALSFLPAGVRAFTRTARWSVVRRLLIRATERSGPGLWSNLTCRKRYLGDKLTEALPHIDAVVILGAGLDTKAYRLARHSTVPVFEVDLPVNIDRKRAVVRSALGAVPPSVHLVPVDFENDDLAAELARHGHRGDHRTFFIWEGVTQYLTADGVASTFEFLRSAAPGSRLGFTYVRGDFIDGTNRYGAESLYRRFRVRSQLWQFGLQPDRVAAFIEPYGWRLIEQAGPDYLTEQYISPTGRKLTASQVEWTAYAEKC
- a CDS encoding mycofactocin-coupled SDR family oxidoreductase — its product is MSAAAPLAGKVAFITGAARGQGRAEALRLAADGADIIAVDLCEQIESVPYPLATSEDLAATVALVEQAGGRIVARQADVRDEQGLREALQIGVDQLGRLDIVVANAGIAPMQSGADGWRDVIDVNLTGVHNTVEAAIPIMVGQGDGGSIVLISSAAGLIGVGGGDRGSVGYTAAKHGVVGLMRAYANFLAPHSIRVNTVHPTGVDTPMINNEFTRGWLKHIAEELNAPTDFSNALPVQVIQSEDVANAVAWLVSDQARYITGVTLPVDAGIVNKR
- a CDS encoding putative quinol monooxygenase: MPVVVVATMKAKPESVDAVREACTNAIAAVHEEPGCQLYSLHESDGTFVFVEQWADADALKTHSTAPAIGTLFGSIGELLDGAPDIKMLQPVVAGDPAKGQLRG